The DNA sequence GGAATCGATTAGAAGCTGCGAGCGCCTCGCAGATTCGTCggagttaaaattaaatcgacgTAATCGCCGCATAATCGACGGATCCCTCGAACGCTCGGAGTCGATACCGGTCGACGTGATCGGTCGTCGTTCCTCGGTTAGGGGGAGTCGGCCATGGACGGCGTATGACGAGTTCTCACTGATTCAGTCGATGACCTATGGAATGCTAATAAGTGGCTTAGAAATTTGTAATGACCTCACGTAGCTGACCTggagtttttcttttcttttctttcaagttTTGCATTGTGATGGTAATTATAATAGGTGTGCACGGTGGCCATTTTTGGCTGGTTAAAGCATAGCTCGAAGATGATTTGTTTTATTGCGATTTGAACAGAGTTGGACGAATTTTTAGTCGAACAGTAATTAACGAATGAGacgtttaaatgaaatttctattcagACTGGTTTGTCGATGCATCGCGCTGGgtatttagtttaaaaatattttcatcgaataaaggGCCTTTGTTTTATGCGATTTTACAATGAACGTAAATCGGAATGATAATTGAAAGTTCtggatattaaataaactggatattaataatactccGTGGaattgattaattattcaGTAGGATTTTAGGCGTCGACGAGTAATTTTTTCCATCGAGAACGTGTCTCGAAGCACCGAAAAAAGCGAAGGTAAAACGCCACCGGATGATGAGCCAACAATGATCGAGGATTCATCAGTGTTTTAGGAGGTCAATGTCACCCGACGGCCGGCAAACCGGCGTGGATCCTCTTAATCATGCAGACCGCATACGAGACACGGTGTATATAATCCACGGCTGGTGGCATCAGAAATCAGTCAACTCCAAAAGACAACAGAGTAACAAACTAGCACCACAATGAAGGTAGCCTCTCCAGCGACGTATTCGAGAAACGTACATCGCAATCAAAACTAACCCTCATTCTAATCACtcgattaacaattatttgacTATAGAGACTACAGAGagcttttgttatttaatagaGCACTTCAAAGTAGCGAAAATATACTTGTGGAAAAGTGACCAAACGACAGTGTTTAAGTTTCACGAGAATATTTGCAATTGCTAAAATAATAACTCATTCTCTAAGCTAGCACAATGATCATGCGAGACTGTATCGGTGGTTAAGCGAAgatagatttaaaaatgagTAATTTCCTTTTTGTCGTACAGATAttcgtcgctatcgccctttTGGTCGCCGCGGTCGCCGCAGAGCCCCCGAGGTACCGTCAACAACAAAGACAATACTATTTTGCAAGACAGCAAGAAGAAACTACTACTGCTGACGCACCTTACCCCGCGTCTAATTGGAGGCCAGCTGGACCAGTCTTCAATCTTCCTCAGAGAGCACCCCAACAACAATACGGAGCACCTACTGCGCCTCAGCAACAATACGGAGCACCTGCCGCACCTCAGCAACAATACGGAGCACCTGCCGCACCTCAGCAACAATACGGAGCACCCGCCGCACCTCAGCAACAATATGGAGCACCTAGCGCTCCTCAACAACAATATGGAGCACCTGCCGCGCCTCAGCAGCAATATGGAGCACCGACTGCGCCTCAGCAGCAATACGGAGCACCAGCGGTTCCTCAACAACAATACGGAGCACCACAAGAAGCCACCACCACTGAAGTACCAAACAGCACGGAAGTGGACGAAGCCACTACCGTCGCAAGCGTCACTGAGTCTGAGGTGAGAGAGGTTTTCCTTTCGATTCGAGTGAAGGAATACTCTAGGATTTAACATCTCTAGGTCGTTTGAATTCTACAATTACTTGGTCCTAAGGTCTATAGATTTTGGAATTTCTGGATTTTGAGAATTCTAGATCCTGAGGTTTCTAGATTCCGAGGTCTCTGAACTCTAAAatctataaattttgaaattcctACATCCTGAGCATTCTAGGTCCTGAAGTCTCAAAATCCTAAAGCTTTAGATCCTAAAAACTCGCGATGAATAACGAAACCCAAGGGGCCGAGACCACCTGACAATTCACTTCTAAGAAAAACACACAACCATGAATTCAGTAAGTTTCTCTCGAATCTATTCCAACCGCGATTTCTTCTCTTGCCATAAATCGAGGCTTCCAAACAAACGGTCCAAGTAGATATTCACGGAAACGTGTTACTGGATTTGTTGTAGTCTCCGCAACAAGAACAAGGAAACAGAAGAATGCAGACTGTTGGCACGAGCCTACAGGACCCGTAGAGTTCCGCACGGAATTTTAACTCACTCCGGCATCTTCTCGTTTTTGTTCCTTTCTGTCTTTCGATGCTCTTATTCGGCCGGCTTAACGACATTACTATTCAAGTCATCGTTTACTTTCGATCGCTGTGCAGGCACGCGTGTGCCCCTACCAAATTCGAAACCGGTGTGACACAATCTGTGATGCAGTCAACCGTGATTCGAGTCCTCAGGATCGTTCACCGGGCCTCGCGACCTTTTTTTCCAGGACGCTTGGCGCGGGTGAAGGAACCAAACGATGGCTTAATCACTCCCTTGTATGCTTGGATCAGTCGGATCCAGCATCTCCAAACTCTAGGGACTCTAAACCGTGAGGACTCTAGACTCTAAGGTCTTTAGGTCCTAGGATTTCTAGGTCCTGAGAATTCTAGATCCTAGAGTCTGTAAGGTCTAAGGTCATCAGGctctaaaatttctatttctcgaGATCTCTAGGTTCTAGGATCTCTAAGCCTCAAGGCCCAGGCCGAGTCTCCAGGCCCTGGAACCTCTAAACTATAAGGCCTTCAGGTCCTACGATTTCTAGGTCCTGAGATCTCTAAGCCTTAAGGTCTCTGGACTTTTGGATCCAAGATTTCTAGGTCCTAGAATCTCTAATCTCTCGAGTCTTCGAGTTCTAAAATTTCCAGAGCTTCATATCTCTAAGCTTCTCTACTACAACGACCCAAGTACACGTCCTTCACAAACACAGATCCAACTtgtcgtttttcttttcgactTCTAACACATCTTCTCATGTAATTTCACCGCGATCCTTGTTTCAGTCCGAGCCCGTAAACTCGGTAAACGAGCTCGAAGACGAAGATGTGGACGAACTTCCTCAGCAATCCGGCGAGTACTACATCGCCCTTCCCGACGGACGTCTTCAACGCGTGCAGTACGTCAGCCGTCAGAACCTGGAAGCCATGAAGTACTTCGCCAAGATTCGCGCCGAGAACGTGGAGCCTCTTCGTGGACCGATCTACGCTTACTCTCCCCTCCAGAAGCTGCAGATCCTGCCAGCTGGACTGCAAGTGTCCGTCGCTCCGGTCGCGCCGATCACAGCTGCGTCTGCAGAAACGAAACCGCAAAAACTCGAAATCAAGCCGGTCGCCACCCAAGTGCAATACCAATACGACAATCCTGCCGGCGTGATTCCTCTTCCCTCCAGCCCATTGAGCTCCTCTTACACCACGTACACAACCAATTACCAGGTGCCTGCCAGCGACCCGAGATTCCTCGTGACCTTGCAGTAGGTCAACGGAAATTAccattatgtatttatatgtataaacctATGTATTCTGACAAGGGCTCTGCCCTAATTCAATCCCCGTTAAGTCACTTGTACATGTTGTGTAGATATAACGCGTCGAGTCAATATCGTAATTGTAGATTAGGGTTGACGTAACAATAAAGCTGACGATTATCATTGCAAACTGTGCGTTTCTGAGTCATACGTGTTTGCGCAACGATCTCTTGCGTGATTGTTAATATTCATGGTTCCTCGCTGTAACGGTCGGGGgattttgattaatattccTTCGTTGGAatcgtgaataataattggCGAGGTCTCGATGCGTGAGGATATGGTGTGACCAGTGGGACCAGTGAGGACATGGAGATTTTAAGTTCTAGTGTTTAAAACTTGAAGGCTTTGAGACCTAAAAGACTTGGAATTTAAGGTCCGGGGATGAAGAAATTCCAGGATCCAGAGGTCCTGAGATCTAGAAACATTGGGACCAGGGACTTGAGATCCNNNNNNNNNNTCTGAAATTCCTAGGTTCTGTGATCTCTAGGTTCTGAAATTCCTAGGCCTTAAAGTTTCAAGCCCCTTAGGTCTCTAGATCCTAGAATCTCTAGATTTGAGATATCTGGTTTAGGATTGAAGGCCTCAGGACGTAGAAATTTCAGAACCTGGTGATCTCAAGATGCAGATCGCAGGACTTGGAGATCTCAAGATCCAGAAACCACAGGACCAAAGAGTGAAAATCAACTGACTTCCAAGCTAAAGATTTCGTGTCCTGGATGAATCGCAAGCGCGACTAGACCTTTCGCAAATTTAAACAAGGCAGtattcgtaaatttaattcgGTTCCTACGATTACTTCTGTTCAAAGTTTTAATATGTGCATTCCACGAGGCGCGACTAGTCgtcgaattaataaaaagcgaattttgcaatttgatTGCGTCGCAAAGGAAGAAATTAGCGGCGGCAGTTGCGGGATACGATGAAAAGCAACCAGCGATGAGAAAGGGAGAGCATTTTGGTGGGTTGGAACGTGGCTGTAGAATTTCAGGAGGATCCTGACGAGGGATTGGTTGTGTCGGAGGGAACTTATGAAACGGCCAACCCTGGTAGAGTCGAGcgagatattaaatttctggAATTTTGCGGTTAGGCGCGTCTACATGCCGACGGTTCTCTCACCGACACACTCCCCCTGTCTACGTCTGCGTCCACGTGCCACGGCTAAGGTAATTCTTTCATGGGATTTCTCCCATTACCTTCTCGATACGGTGATTCGAGCGTGATACATTGTCGAGCAAATTGCAACAGTTCCGAACAAAActgatacatttaatttcattttaggaAATTTACACTCACCAGCTAACGATATATCTTTGGACACTTCTGTAAGTAACGTATCAAtgacgattttttatttcactgtgcaagattttttatttctcgttctAAGGTTTCTAGGGTCTAAGGTCTTTAGGTCTAAGGTCTTTAGGCACTCGGCTCTAAGGTTTCTTTGTCCTAAGGTCTCTAGGTCCTAAGCTCCGAGGCTACTAGGTTCTAAGGCCTCTAGATGGTACAGTCTCTAGGTACTAAATTCTCCGGTATCTAGGTCCTAAGGTTTCTAGGCTCTAAACTCTAAGCTTCCTAGGTTCTAAGGTCCGAGGCTTCTAAATTCCAAGTTCTATAACCCCTAAGTCTTAAACACTCTAGTACTTTGGTCCTAATATTTCTAAGCCCGAAACTCTGAGCTCTCTATGTTCTAAGCTCTGACACTTCCAAGTTCTAAACTCTGAGGCCTCTAGATTCTACATAATACTTAGATCCTAAACTCCCTAGTATCTAGTTCCTAAGGTTTCCTCGCTCTAAACTCCAAGGATCCTAGTGTTGCACAGCCTCGCTCCTAAGTCACTAGAATCGACTCTTGCGCGTGAAAGTTTGCATTCCAATCCTGGAACAACGAGATATAGTTGGCgctgatttttatgaaaattccaTCCCACGCAACAAATCGAGCGTAGGGCAACGAGCTTTTCGGCAAATCCGCAACGAACTTTTCGAAAGCCCACAGCAGGGCCGTTCAGCGGAGAACAAAGGGATTTCGACGACGCTAAGTACCTTTAAGACGCGAGGAGCGTCTAAGTTGAAACCGAATTTTAGATTGGCCAATTACTCTGGCCAAGCGGTCAAGACCAATTAAACTCCGGCGATCTTAAGACCGGACCAATTGGTAAGAGAGCTGCGGTTGCTTGAAAGCCTCTCTCCCCCTTCCCCGGACCGATTCCTGTGAATTCCAGACGAGTTTCTTTGGACAGTCCTAAACTCGTCCCCGGAGGCATCTATTCTCCCTGCGTTGAACTTCGCCTTTCGTTGGATATCCGAGGTAACGAAGAGGCGAACTACAAGCCAGAGAGAGACAGACCAGccgagatagagagagagagaacgatATAGTTCTAGGAAACAAAGTTTTCTGTCCAGATCTCGACCATCCCCCTGCCCCATCGGTCCCACCTCCGCGACACAGACGCCTGCATTTGAACCAAACCAACCGGCGCATCATCCTTCCCACGGGATATTAACTTTTCCGGAAGTTGCCTCCGtcgcttccttttttttttctccctttccCGCTCGGTCTGTTTCCCTCGTTCCCCGACGAGTTCCCTGTTTTCGTCCGGcggtgttttatttttagtagaaCTGCGAGGGTAATTGTCTGCCGTTTAGGCGCGGACACTGTCCAGGGTTTTTAATAACCGCGTTTTAAATAACCCTTCAGCGcgacattatttttgtatcggaATGCATAAGGGCGGTGTTGCGTGAACGGAGGATTGATAGGGGTACGACCTCGACGTCT is a window from the Hylaeus volcanicus isolate JK05 chromosome 7, UHH_iyHylVolc1.0_haploid, whole genome shotgun sequence genome containing:
- the LOC128880007 gene encoding uncharacterized protein LOC128880007 encodes the protein MKIFVAIALLVAAVAAEPPRYRQQQRQYYFARQQEETTTADAPYPASNWRPAGPVFNLPQRAPQQQYGAPTAPQQQYGAPAAPQQQYGAPAAPQQQYGAPAAPQQQYGAPSAPQQQYGAPAAPQQQYGAPTAPQQQYGAPAVPQQQYGAPQEATTTEVPNSTEVDEATTVASVTESESEPVNSVNELEDEDVDELPQQSGEYYIALPDGRLQRVQYVSRQNLEAMKYFAKIRAENVEPLRGPIYAYSPLQKLQILPAGLQVSVAPVAPITAASAETKPQKLEIKPVATQVQYQYDNPAGVIPLPSSPLSSSYTTYTTNYQVPASDPRFLVTLQ